One Longimicrobiales bacterium DNA window includes the following coding sequences:
- a CDS encoding MDR family MFS transporter: MSKTPPGPFESPVSDRDRTAIYLSILLALFLAAIDQTIVSTALPKMVEDLQGVERYAWVATAYLLASTSFALVYGKLADTYSRKMVTLGAIGLFLTGSVLSGLAGMFGPLPLLGDGMTQLVLFRGLQGTGGGGLFAMTFIVIADLYTPAERGKYQGFVGAVFGVASVLGPLIGGLLTDHAGGWIPGVAGWRWVFLVNVPLGGLALWFIIRKMPRLDPKEVQASPDIMGALLLLGGMLPLILSLQLDKRAYPWLPGLGQGAPVGDLASWVTLLLFGTGVAVLTLFVRRSKTATGPILDFRLFDEPVFRTANTTAFFVGASFMSITIFLPLFLVSVLGVSATRAGAALIPFSMGLVFSATMSGQLVNRLGYRRQISGGLVVFLAAAVLLALMPADVQYWRVTLYMVMCGLGVGPGMPLFTLAIQNAADVRLIGQATSASQFFRQTGATVGAALMGTVLGFTLGGAFASLDTEIPELAGSGIVIEEFVSTGGAGLRDEVIASFEIRAASATTAVAATAIRDEGISVVARLEVAVRDAFTRATNRIYGFTALLILAALLFSLRIPEVPLRTTHDRASPAKHDGESQA; encoded by the coding sequence ATGTCAAAAACACCGCCCGGGCCCTTCGAGTCTCCGGTTTCCGACCGTGACCGTACGGCCATCTACCTGTCTATCCTGCTCGCGCTGTTCTTGGCGGCCATAGACCAAACCATTGTGTCGACGGCGTTGCCCAAGATGGTCGAGGACCTCCAGGGCGTGGAACGCTACGCCTGGGTCGCGACGGCGTACCTGCTGGCTTCGACCTCGTTCGCGTTGGTGTACGGCAAGCTCGCCGACACGTATTCCCGGAAGATGGTCACCCTCGGAGCGATTGGTCTTTTTCTCACGGGGTCTGTTTTGTCCGGCCTTGCGGGCATGTTCGGCCCACTGCCTCTCCTCGGCGACGGAATGACGCAGCTCGTGCTCTTCCGCGGGCTCCAGGGCACCGGCGGTGGCGGGCTGTTTGCTATGACGTTCATCGTCATCGCGGATCTCTACACCCCGGCGGAACGAGGGAAATACCAAGGTTTCGTAGGGGCTGTCTTTGGGGTCGCCTCGGTCCTCGGGCCATTAATCGGCGGCCTCCTCACGGACCATGCCGGCGGATGGATTCCGGGTGTGGCTGGGTGGCGTTGGGTGTTCTTGGTGAACGTGCCGCTGGGTGGCCTGGCCCTGTGGTTCATCATTCGCAAGATGCCGCGCCTCGATCCAAAGGAAGTTCAGGCGAGCCCCGATATCATGGGTGCACTTCTGCTGCTTGGAGGGATGCTTCCGTTGATCTTGTCCCTCCAACTCGACAAGCGTGCCTATCCATGGCTGCCTGGCCTGGGTCAGGGCGCACCGGTCGGCGATCTCGCCTCGTGGGTGACGCTTCTGCTCTTTGGAACGGGCGTCGCAGTGCTGACCTTGTTCGTTCGGCGTTCGAAAACGGCGACCGGGCCCATTCTGGACTTCCGACTCTTCGACGAGCCTGTGTTCCGGACCGCCAACACGACTGCATTTTTCGTGGGCGCGTCGTTCATGTCGATCACGATTTTCCTGCCGCTGTTCTTGGTGAGTGTGCTCGGGGTGTCGGCGACCCGCGCCGGTGCAGCTCTGATCCCGTTCTCGATGGGTCTCGTGTTCAGCGCGACGATGTCGGGTCAGTTGGTGAATCGTCTGGGGTATCGCAGGCAAATATCGGGCGGCCTCGTCGTCTTCTTGGCCGCGGCGGTGCTGCTCGCGCTCATGCCCGCAGATGTCCAATACTGGCGGGTGACGCTCTACATGGTGATGTGCGGCCTGGGTGTGGGCCCTGGGATGCCACTCTTCACACTCGCGATCCAAAACGCTGCCGACGTCAGATTGATCGGACAGGCCACGAGTGCTTCTCAGTTCTTCCGGCAGACCGGAGCGACTGTCGGCGCCGCGCTCATGGGCACTGTCCTAGGGTTCACGCTCGGTGGGGCATTCGCGTCATTGGACACCGAGATCCCAGAGTTGGCCGGATCCGGCATCGTGATCGAAGAATTCGTGTCCACGGGGGGGGCAGGGCTCCGAGATGAGGTCATCGCCTCTTTCGAGATCCGAGCCGCATCAGCGACGACGGCTGTAGCCGCCACTGCTATTCGGGACGAAGGCATCAGCGTCGTGGCGCGGCTTGAGGTGGCCGTCCGAGACGCCTTCACAAGAGCGACGAATCGCATTTATGGGTTCACCGCACTTCTCATTTTGGCCGCCTTACTGTTCTCCCTCCGGATTCCGGAAGTGCCGCTCCGGACCACTCACGACCGAGCTTCTCCGGCGAAGCATGACGGCGAGAGTCAGGCTTAA
- a CDS encoding type II secretion system protein GspG: protein MIKNIVVLAFALLAIAMAVPSSRAKIQSDYFAPIVNSVNAKLVPARLDAMTEQLDVRLGRGEGFPGNWEAWLRRDFSGVGEDPWGNAYYLEQGRRGYTVGSMGADGVQGTEDDITATSDVTPS, encoded by the coding sequence ATGATCAAAAACATTGTGGTGCTTGCGTTCGCGCTCCTTGCTATCGCGATGGCGGTACCGAGTTCGCGGGCCAAGATCCAGAGCGACTACTTCGCGCCTATTGTGAACAGCGTGAACGCCAAGCTCGTTCCCGCTCGCCTCGACGCCATGACAGAGCAGCTGGACGTGCGTCTAGGGCGAGGCGAGGGCTTCCCCGGGAATTGGGAGGCTTGGCTGCGCCGTGACTTTTCCGGCGTGGGCGAGGACCCTTGGGGCAATGCTTATTACCTGGAGCAGGGGAGGAGGGGTTACACCGTCGGCTCCATGGGGGCAGATGGAGTGCAAGGCACGGAGGACGACATCACCGCGACCAGCGACGTGACCCCCAGCTGA